cgctttattcaagcaacagcaagatggcgccgatgatgaagaagaacaggccgaagactgatgatggttattgacagatgaggaagatgacgtccaatgaattcttacagtatatatatatatatatatatatatatatatatatatatatatatatatatatatatatatatatatatataggctcaTATTATCAGTGTCTTAGCATAGCCACTTATAATATGAGCTTCAATAGCAGTCACATGCGACACCTCTCAGAGAAACATACACAGCCAGAAGAAACGGGACATTTACTGCTTCATAAAAACAACTTTAATGCTTAGCTTCTAGTGGCCATGAATAAGGAGAGAAAGCCCTGGGAGCATACAATAATTACCTGTTAACTAACTCCATTTATATATGAAGGATTTCAAAAACTATTGCAGCGGGAGATTCGTGAGGCAAAGAATGGCAATGATAAGGTCGTTCTAGGATAACTTAGGAATCTGTTGCGGGACCTCTTTAACTCTGCAGATTTAACTGCATCCACAATGAACAGAATGAATGCATTGAGAGGGGTGTGCCCAACACTTACCAATTGTTGCCCCACTCAATCATGGTTCCTGGCTGGAATGGAAAAGAAGCCACTACAATTAGCAATGCTACAATGCATGCAATAAGGCACAGTGCCTGAAAAAAGTATGCTGGAGAGAACTTTGGGATGGGTTAGCACCATGCAGTTTGACGTGGAGGAGCGGCGACTCCGCCACCTTACAACGCGATAACTTGGGACAAGCACTGAAACGTAGGCACGGTGGTTTAGCTCATTACTCTGCtcttttctccctctctctctctctctcttttttttttttttcagggtagATAACAGCCTCTGTGATCTACTGTGTGGAGGCAAGTGCCGGCCAACAAGCTATTCGCTAATTCATTGAACTGGCATCCAGGCCGCTCCACGTGCCGCTGTTGTGGTTGATCATAGTGCTACACAGTCAGAAGTGCTCTGGGCCATACAACTTTTGGCACTTGCTCACAACAGCAATCAAGAGGGCTATCAGTACCATTCTCAACAGAGAATAAATGAACTGTATGGCGAGATAACAGTTTTCAAGCTTCTCAAGCTTAGGGTGGTGCAGCAGTGACGACTGCAGGGTGACCAACGTCGCATGCAACGCCAAGCTTTACAGAGTGAAGCCTGGATGCTTTCTGGGGCTTGAGGCACACGCGAATGAACTATGCGACAGTCTCTGCTAATGACACACTGAATTGTCGCAAAAGAGCTTATCTTCACTTGGGAAACAGAAAAGATAAGGACACACTGTTGAGTACAGTATGAATTCATACTGATACTGGACTTTTGGGTACCCGGCCTTACTGCATGGACTCGGGCATCTAAGTTCATGAAGAGGGCTGGCTGGACAATGCCTGGGCACGTGCAGTCAGTCCAGCAACTACTAATTCTTGTTTTATAGAATCTGCTTgcatttcatttattcatttatttagtgCACAATTTTCGGGGACTGACTTGAATTCAACTCTACTTAAAATCATGTAAACAAGGTAGTGGCATTAGAACATCTTAAGATATATTTAGCCCCATCAACAATTAGGTCTTATGCGTTGTTTCCATGAGTGGGCTGCAAAGAAATGTGAACTTTAAAGCTCCATATGCCCATGCACTTCACTGAAGAGCAGCCAACAAAGCATGCTAAGGAATCACCATGGCATGTCAAGGTGTTCTAGTGCAGCATTCTATATTCAGTTGACTACGACGTCCAAGGGTATTATTACTGCAGAGAACCAGTTGTCAAATTCAGCATTAACTTCATTTGTACCTCTCACACAGTAGTTTATGAATGATGCATCATTCCAAATGCAACCACTTCATAACTTTGGGACCATTTTTAAACACATTTTCAATAAAACAGCCCAAGCCAAACGGGAGACTGACAACGGTCTCACCTTAAGAACGTAGGAGCGTATCTCGTACATGCCTCCATGATGCTTTGGCTCTGGGTTGCCCCAGAAGCTGAAGGGCAGCATGTACTGGTTCTGGCGTGCCCTTAGGTACTTGGACTCATCCCTCTGAAGCTTAACAAGGTCCTCGTCTGTGTTGCACAGGTTAATCGAACTGTGAGCCGACCGCCAGCCCTGCTTGAAGCGCCAGATGTGAactggagaaaaaaagagacgTCAGAAAGGCATGGAGTAGGGATGTGGCTTGTGACACATGCGTGTTATCTTGAAAACTAAACGTAACTTCACAGTCCCCGATTCACACAAGCAAGTACTTAAGACCACACCCCACATACAATGCTTGTGCAGTGGTCGTGAAtacctgcgtgtgtgtgtgaataagGAAGTTCCGAGTAACCAATATACTTATAATGAGGCGCATTGTTGTAGGAGATTCCGAATTGATCTGACAGGCTGGGGTTCCTGAGTGCAAGCCCAAATTTAGGCACATGGCCATTCTTGTTTTTTGCCCTCATGAAAATGGGGTAGCCCTGGCCGATATTTGAACCCCCACGTCCTGGTGCTTAGCAGCAGAACACAATAACCAAAGTGGATTGGAATAACTTCCAACTGCCAGAGGCTTTCCAACGTTCATCTAAACCgaagcacatgcacactttccAATGCAATAGTTCTGCCACTGCCGCTGGGATTTGAACTTGCCATTCCATGCTCAGAAACAAGATACGACATCTACGGAACCACTGCAACAAAAAAGTCAATCCTTAAAACATCTAGCTGAACTACATGTAGTATGGCAACATGAGTGTTTCAGTAAACATTTGCATTTGGTCTTTCAGCTTGCTACTAAGTATATAACATGATGTGACAGGACCAAACATTTTAAGAATTTATCAGAGTGTCAACTGTGCTAGTGGTAGGGTTGCTGATGCATTACCTTAAATTTAAAGCAGAGACGATAACAAGAACGCTCAGTGCAGTGTTGGTAGTCAACTGTTGTCTTGGCCAATCTGAATTCAACTCCCCAACAGCAAACAAGGGCCCTTCTGTACTCTTCCGATCATGAAACTCCTAACAAAGTTTCATATAGGAACAAAAGCAACTATGAGAGGTGCCTAATTGACCTAGTGGTTACAGTGCTTGACTACTAATCCAAAGGTAACGGCCGCAACAGCTAGCCAATTAAGTGTTAGTTAAAGAAcccaaataatttttttcactctgCTGACTGAAAATAGCAGTGATAAGTGTtaacaaaaaaaacataaaatgtgAGTTGCTAATTAGTCCAAGTAGTAAATTGATAGGCCCATCCCCTTTATAATGTCTATAGCACTTGTTGCGGTGTCCATAACGGCGGATGTTATGGTGTCTACAGACTCTCCCAGCTACCTTATGCTGTGGCACAGCAACTATGAGTGCCATACGACGCTCTCCCATTGCATTATGCAGGATTTGCCCGGCCAGAAGGGAAGCAATAAAAAACACTGATTGAACCAACGATTATGGTTCCAATCGAAGTAAAGTGTGCATTTTAGGACGCGGCTATGCCTTTTTTACAACCGTTTACTTTTGTTGAAGCGCAACAGCCGCTACTCAAGTGTAAAAACAACGTAGTGAAGAAGCAAACTACGTACGGTACTGGTCCTGATCACCGATCACCACTTGCCAGCTGCCAATCAGCTCACAGTCAGATGCCTTGCTCTGGAGGAGTTGGCAGTAGTTTTcactgaaagaaaaagaaatgacagCTTGAGTTGTTGCACTAGTCAGATGTGATAGTTGTGGGCAATAACTACAGCGAGGTCCATACGTagttttcacgtgacgtcacagacagGTCCTCGGCGCGAGGTACGTCCTCATGGCTACCGCTGTGACTTTTTCATCTCATTAGAGAGTGTCCCGAAGTTCTTTTGTGTTGCCCCGCTTTCTTTCGTTCGCCAGCCGCGCCAATGATGGGTGACAAGAAGCAATGTGAGGGGGCAGTGGTATTAACCTGATGTCACAGTTTCTTGCTCCGCACATTCATGTAAGAGTTCACCGACCATCTAAACCAGCTTGTACTACAATATGGCGACCATGGTGAGATCAATGAAAACTGTGCATAATGAGCTTCATTCACATAGCATTATGTCCCTTCAGGCAGCACTGCACAAGAAATTGAGAAAATATTCATGTTAGGCAATATTGTTCCCCTCAAAACTTATATGACGGAATATTTATTTCTTTTACTCATAACAAAAGAACACAAGTGTAACAACAAAGTTAAGGCCTTTAGTGAGCAAGCATTCAAGTACAATTACAACGCTACTACCAAGCTACAATATTCGAACTCCCCGAGGACGTACAATTCAACAATTTTACTGCGCATCGCTGCTTTTGCCACTTTTTGGGGAGGTAATCTTCAATACACGAGCACATACTGTTTCTACATGTAGCACATCATTGTTCCTCCATCCTTGTCATAATTGGCTCGAACTCACGATAAAAGAATTATACGTTGAGGTCACCGAAATGTACTTACTATCCCTTAAGATACGGTTGTACTCCGTCCGGCTTGACATCGTGAACTGCGCGTACAAACAAAAACGACGTAAACAAACAAGGATGGCGAACGAACACCAACAAATGATAACGGGGGAGTTGCGGTTACTTACTCTGTAATTCGTAAACGATTTCGGTGTCAGACAGGAGCCGGGAGTGGGAATCCTTGCCGGGCTCGATTTTCCGCACGTGCAGCAGCTTGCTCAGCCATCCTTCGGAGCTGTTCACTTGCAAGCCCGCGCTAGTGCTCAGCGCCCTAAAGATAGGGGGGAAAAAAGGCTTCCGTCGTTGCCAAGCTAAAACACAAATCGAGAAATACGGCTGAATATTGCGCACAGACGAAATAAGTAGCAGTTTTGGTGAACCTGTGAGCGCCAAAAGCGGAACAGTAAGGCTAGTCAGCTGCGTCGCCGCCTCAGCTGTGCAGAACGGACGGGCGGATCGCATTTCTTTTTAAAAACACGGGGCAGCTGCCATTTTAAACGAGAAAAGTAGGCTAGTAATGACACCACTCAGTGTTACACTTCTCTGTTAGTTGGGTAAGCGCAACGGCCTCATAAGCGACCGTTTACCCCACTCCGGATTCACAACCGGCTGGTTACGTTACGTGTTAACGAACCCCGCAGTTGATTACGTCGCCGTTGTTTTATTCGGCCACCCACGGTCTTCGTGTAGCAACGTTTCAGATAAAACAGGGCTTCTTTTCGCCACCGGATGGACTAACTCGGTGTTATAAACCGTGGCTGCGGAGACTGCACGTTGGAAATCGCAGGTAGGTCACCTCTGGCCGCGGCACGCACCTCCATTCAGAggtgagaggaaaaaaaaacaccgccgcCATACTTCATTGCGGTGACAACAGCGAGTCTACAGCTAGCTCTGTAGGCCGCTTCGCGCCAGTGCTGTCCAAAGCAAGCCCATTGCTTTCCTACCTTGCAATATGGGATCCTAGCGACAGCGACGAAGGCGCTAGAAAACACTTGATTCGGCACAGACTCGCCATCTTCCCATTCTCGGCCGCCCGAAAGTTCTCGCGAAGTCTCGCCAAGACGGTCGAGAGGGTGAAGGCGACTCCAGTTGCCTGGCAACCAAGTTACGTCAAAGCGTCCCGTCGCGGTCCCGTTATCTGAACGGCAGCTCTCCGGCTTCCACTTTTCCAAATTCGAACACACGGAAAAAGGAGCGTGAACGGCAGTTACGGCGCCACTTTAAATCGCGCTGAATGTGCGAGCTCGTTACTGGTTTGATTTCCTCGCCATATGTGTCTGTTTTCCGCAAATCAAGCACACAGCTAGAAATAATTGCTAACGCCTGTGTCAACTTCACGAGCATACTGATTACGTTGCTGTCACTTTCAAAATATATGAAATACATACAACTATCCCCCTTACTCCATATTTTTTCGGGGATGTAATAAACTAATACTTTGATATCAATTAATGTGCCAATTTAGTTGGATTGCGGCACGCGAACGAATAAAGTTATTTTCACTCACGTACGTTCCCTTTAACTTATATATAATTTAACAGTTACACACCTAACGTTCATTTGCTCCATAGGACCAACTTCATCAATTGTTTAAACGCTTTTCAACACGAAACAATGTGAAAAACTCACGGTGCTCGAAAACCACTTATACGATTAAATATCCTGAAAGGCAAGTACAAACACTGAATAAAAACCGAGATCGTCCATGCCTGGAATACAGTAACGTTGCGCGGCGCTACCGACCAAGCACAGCGTACGGGTCAATGACCTGCCGGACAATTGTTCAGCCAGATCACGCGCCGCGCTTAACGTGTTGGATTATTGATTAGTGCTACGCGCAGTGTTTTGCACTTCCGTCTCTCAATCTCACGGCAACGCAAAACCGGAAGCTTCCGCGCGGCGGCTTCGTCGCGCTCCAATTCCGTTCAGAGCGCGGAAGCAGACGACACACACGCCTACGGAgacgcgtcgtctgctacacggTTTTGTCACCGATGCCCGTCAACTTCATGATCACTTGCCGCCGGCGATGAGCAAGCACCACTAGCTCCCCAAAATGAAGCCCCTGATGTAACCATGCCGCTGTGGAGGAGGAGACTTGCCCTGTGGATACGCGAGAACCCTTATTTCGCCCCGTTTTTCTTTCGCCTGACACTTAGTTTAGTTCTAGTTCTCTACCTGAGCCTGGGGGCTTCTGTGTTCATGGTTCTAACCACCGGCGAAGAAGATTGGGACGTTTCCACCGTTGCCGAGCTTAGAAACAGGACCGCCGAGCGTCTGATTAGCAAGCTGAAGACGCTAGCATCTAGACACGAGACCTGGAATCGTGCCGTGATTGAATACCTGGTTGAATACGACGACAGAATGTCCGGCGTCGACTACAGGGGATGCTACGCGGCTGGAACAGATCCGTGGTCGTTTTCCGATGCCATGCTTTTCAGTCTGGTCCTTTTGACAACGTCAGGTAAGAAGTTATTATTTATACAACATATACAGCGCTATTTTGTGAGCCGTACGGGCGTGCAAGGAATAATAAACTGGAAAGAAACGCTGTGGAAGAGTGGACGCTCCCACCCACAACACATCTCAAATGTGGCCTGAGAAACTACGATTTTTGATAAGtttgattgcaagggcattgcCAGGATTTTATTTGCGAAGGTGTGTGAGGGAATTGTGTAAGGAATCGTGTAAGGTCGTCGTCCCCTTCCCCGAAATAGttactcattttgaatataggtAAACGTCGCTATAGCCAACTTGAATATAATGTAATTCTCGATACAACGAAGTATTTCACTTTTCCTAGCTCCATGCCCATAGAAAACTCCTGCTTTTCTAGCATCAGCGTCGCACAACTGTGGGATACACCAAAGGTACTGATAATAGGCCGCTCAGTTATCGCCTATATTACCACAGTGCACCTGACCTGCATTTGTTTTAGTTTCACGCGCGACGTTCGGCGGCTGTGAAGAGTTCAGCCGCCGCAGCATCAAGTCGCGGTCGCCGGACCTCAGTACCAAGCAAATTTTTTGCTCATGATAGAAATTTGACTTTGTACTGCTGTGTTGTTCATTCTTCCAGCCCTTCTTCAGCAAAAGACAAAGCTTTTACTACTATGCTTTGCTTAACAACGATTAATTTTAGTTGAACGAAGTTCGAACTTGAATCGCCAAATTTATCAATATCTTTTTATCGATGTTCCATTTCCTCTAATGTATATGCGCACAGGTACGAACACACGCACGGACATACAGGTCCAACCCCTCCAAGGAATCTGAGTGCCGTGTCGcaagaaatgaaaaataaatgacACGTACGCCGGACAAGACAAATAATATATCAACACTCGCAAAAAGAACCTACGTACTTTGACAGCAGGAGAGAGGCCACGACATAGGCATGTGTTTTTGCCCAGGCATACGTAGGTTAGTTGTCTATATCATATAATATGACTAATGATTTACTTACCCCAAGGATGTTGCGGTTACGTATAGGTCCCTTCATTGCTTCGTGTAAATCCGCTCGACTAGACTGACATATCCGGCGGTGTTGATGGTTAGCACATGCCAATacgttattgcgatagcaactatacATAGACGATCGAAGCGCATtttcgccgtcgccgtcatgttccgtaTAAAGCCCAAATTGATACCATCGCCACGCGCGTCCCATGTTCAACATATGCACACGAAAGCTTGCGACAACTACATACACCTGCGGCTCAAGCATAGATGAAACGCACCGGCTGGTTCCGTCAAGGAGAGGAGCATGAATGGGTGCGAAGGTGGGGGGAGTGTAGACAAGTACTTCACATGTCCTCTTACCGCTTACTTCGCGATGAGGCGACAAACAGCACGAAAATTGCTTCGCTTCTTGGAGCGGCCGTATTCCCTTGCCAGAGTTTCGCAAGTTAACCAGATTGGATTCAAAAGAAGTTATAACTGTCCAACTTCGTATAGCATCACTATTTGTAGCAACCACATTGTTGGTTCGCCCTTTGGCAAAactgtgcgcccccccccccttttcttttctctGCACATCATCTCAATCTGCAGGCATTTGCTCTACGCAGGTGGTTACGACTACGCCAAGACGTCAGCCGCCGCAAAGGGAGCCATCATGGCCTACATCTGCTTCGGAGTTCCGCTCTTCTTCGGCTGGCTCCTGCTGCACGGCAAGACAGTAGCGCAGACGTGGCTATTGACGTGTGTGAATGCCTACCGGCTCCTCGCCGGCCTGAGAAAACGCTTCCGGAGTGTTAGTCCGGGAACCGAGTCGGAAGACGGAGTTACCGCACCACTACCGTCAACAATGTTTCGCCCGGAACTTTCGATCGTGGCCGGTCATCTGAGCTACGCGCAACTCGCACCCAAAGAGCACAACAATCGAGTTCGTGTCGTTAGCGTCGGAACTCCGCAGGGTACGACCGTTGTGGTGAACCGGCAAGCGCTGACTGCTGCTTCCGCGGCGCTTTTCGGCGTATTCCTCCTGTACGTGCTCATCGGTGCCGGTGCCTCAACAAGCTCGGGACAGACTATGTTCGACGGTCTATTCTGGATCTTCCTTCAGTTTACGACGACGAGCTCAAACCCTTACGCGACCTTCGGTACGAGCCCGGGAGCTCGAGGAGGTTGGGCGCTTTACTATGCCGTGGGAGCTCTTCAGCTGGCAGCTTTatcctacatggcatttatgCTGGCTACATGGAGATGTGCGTTTTGCGCCAACGGTTGGACGACACACACTACCCAGGCTTAAAAGAAAcccctacatgccacgctctgcACCAAcatacgacttttttttttttttccacgatgCCACGCCGCATGCGCAATTCCCCAAGCGGGTAAGTCACCAAAAGCTGTGGAAGAAAGGGTCTACAAACGCCTCACAATCTTGGAGGTTTTTGTTATCGTCATCTCGGTTGTCTCAGATCACCCCGCAAGCCACCCCCCCCCTCAAACCAAAACGACAGAGGGCAGCGCAAACAAGAAGAGGGGgaggggagagaaaaaaaaagcaaataggACGGTGCAAACCAATTGGTTTGTGCAGACCTCCTTGGACTATTAAAGGTCTTCATATTCCATGTCCACGGTGTAAAAAAACAATATCTTTTAATTCAAACTCAACTATATTTGCCGCAATTAGATAACGTCGCACCTCCACGGTGAAACTCTGGGGTAAGTGCCATGCTGGCAGCCGGCAAAGAAGTTTCTCGCCAAGACAAGCAAGTCGAGATTTGCAAGTGTCCAATAGTACTGCGACCTATTTCCCAAAGATCAGTATTGAGCTGTTTGCTGGCTTTTTGCTCTTTGACAAAATACACTGTTTATTCTCGGGTAATGAAATGAGCAGTGTACAGTTGCAATGTTTATACAGCAGCAGAAGTAGAaatgttttttaattgacaacgcATTCAAAAGTACTGAGATTTACCCAAATTCAAACCAGTAGTCATGGCATGTTGGAAGTTTACACCACTCTTATTGTCAGCCCATGCAACTGTAAACCCTTctatactgaaaaaaaatttttaatgtGCCAATTACGTTGTTTCTCCACAACAATAccttctaataataataatatctggggtttaacgtcctaaaaccaccatttgcttatgagacgctgtagtggagggctcttgaaatttcgaccacctggggttctttgacgtgcactcaaacctgagcacacaggcctacagcatttccgcctgcaccaaaaatgcagccgccgcagccgggattcgatccaggtaagcagcagagtgccttagccactagaccaccgtggcggggcacaaaAATACCTTCTCTTCGTCACTCCAAAAATTAGAGTTACTGGCTGGAGTCATCTTCAGTACATGTTTGAAAGATCACATTACTTTACACAAAGCCATTGTATTGAACCGACCCCCCACAATTTTCCAAATGTATGGCGAATTATCAGCAAGGCATATAGTAGTATAGTACAAAATGGACAAATGGGTAACCCAATAAATGCATGCAGTCCTGTGAAATAAACATACTGCCACAATGAGCTGATGCATCTCTTGTTCATTATCCAAAGAATACACAAGTCTTTTGGCACATTAAGTTCTCGTGCCTTTTATGTAGAGTACCTAACCACACCAATAAAGGGGACTAAGTATCCACAACCGACCAAGCACTTGGGAGATGTTACAGCTTTTCCTTTCTCTGACTGTAGACTTTTGCCTCCTTTCGAACAATATGATGATGCTAAACCGGTATTTCACCATGCCAGTACTAATACATTATAGATATAAAGGGGTTCACTACCATTCCTCTTTATATTCACACCACTACTGCAGTGCCACAAACATAATACATAACAAAACGTAACCTTCACATGGCTGTGAAGGTCCTCAAACATTACAAAAACCACATGGTCCTAGACCATTTACCTAGACTGGAAGGTAAAAACCATCTTAGTACTTCTTTTCCAGTGAGTCGATTCTATTGAAGACAATTAAAACAACACACTGACTATGATTAGGagcaaataaaagcaaaacaGTTCTCCATacaggagccttgttcacaaatgAAAAATGAGTGTGTGAGCAGTACGATTCATATGTATGTTATAAAATGTGACGTAAGCAACGTGTGTGGAAAGTTTACACCATTTCGATTGAGTGTGTGCGCCATTGTATGGATTGTGATAGAGTCGAGATAAAGTCAAGATGGCCAGTTCTTTTCTCTTTCTGGTATTTTTGCATTATACCAGTCTATTCAGTGTCCAGATGTTTCCGCATACCTGGCCAACGCATCTGACGAAACCTTTTTTTACGTTGTAAATATGCTGTTTCAGCCTTTGTGGAAAATTACCAGTCTCGCCGACGTAACTGTACTGTGGTCAATGTGTCAATGTGTTGTTTTAAATGTCATGTCCGTTCCTGACCAGACAGGCTTCTGCGCTCAACTATTGATTTTAGTCAATTCTAGTGATTCCACCTGATGCCGTTCCACACCCAACGTGGTTTAAGCAGCGTCTGCATGAGAGATCAGACCAGTTTTGATAAAGCTATGATGTGATGTGCCGACATAACATTGATTTCATGAATATGGAGACCACGAAGACATCATGGGTTGACATCAAGATGTGATCATCTTTTGCATCACTCTTGTTGGTGTCGTTGACAGCCACTTTTCACTTTCAATGGTATGTTTAATGCTTCCGTCAATGGCCTcaatgtgttttcttttatcttatATCAGTTGCTGCAAAGCCATTTTTACAACACTCCGTGTTAAAGCTGATAAACACACAGAACAGCATTCTATTTTTTAAAAACAGCACTTTATTAAAACGCTACTAAAACACCACGTAGAAACAGGTCTGCCCGCGACAGCAGCCTCAGGTCTCGCCGAGCACAACCGCCACAGCACAAGAAAGACATTCGCGGACATGTGACGTACAAGCAATACTGTGTACAATGATTGGAGACGCTCTCCGAGTGTAACAACATCACACAAAACATCTCGACCGTGACAAGTGTAAAATAGTGGCTACACATGTTTACAAAACAAAGAGGCACTTCACAGCATGTTTTTTTGCTGCCCCTAGAAAACATAGAGGCACCATCCGTTAGCACAGGAACTCTCAGCAGTCACTGACAACAAGTCACCGAGATTTTGCATGACACAAAATGCAGTGAGACAAGCATTCAGGAAGGGTCGGCGCACATGGCGAAACTTTAAAGATTGAAAGTTTACAGTGCGCACATGAAAGTGGCATGGCTGCTAATCACTTTTAGAGTAAGGTACGTCTTAACAATTTCGCTTCACATGCGACTGCCACACTGAGGGAGCAGTAGAAGCTGCATACAAAAGTGGGACAAATACATTCACAAAGGTCTattaatgttaaaaaaaaaattactgccctGCAGCAATTATTCTTCACTGTGCACAGCAACAATATCAAAAGCACTGGCACTCTTTGTATAGTTTTTATAATGTACCATTGTTACAAGACCTAAATAAAACTGAGAACTCGTTTTGTCGTGCACCTTTCGAAAACATCTTTTTCGGAGCATGCCAACAGAAGCAATGTGGTAGCAAACAAAAGGCATGCCTCCTTTATTTTTGACAAGTGCGAACCTACCCTTAAATTATTCTAAAAATGCCCTTCAAGAAAACGAACTTAACATGACACCCTGCTTCACAAGTCACCTTGAGATTCTTGCAGGATAGTCTGTGAAAACACACATTCCTGGAGCACACAAGCCGATGAGCTGCATCACAGTTTCTAAAACAATGTCAGCGCTTCAACAAATTCGATCCTGCAACTATAGACAAACCTAAGCATAACGATCACAACACCAACATTCCAACAGAAAGACCAGCTGACATTTTCTTTTGACTCACAGTAACCATATTGGAATAAGAAATGCTACAATGACGACAACAAACAGGAAGTCGATATGCTTTGGCTTTGACTGGTCTCAAACCACAACAAAAAATGAAATCcgcctagcttttttttttctaagctggTTTGGTCTTAATGCGTTTAACATAG
The sequence above is drawn from the Rhipicephalus microplus isolate Deutch F79 chromosome 3, USDA_Rmic, whole genome shotgun sequence genome and encodes:
- the Nipsnap gene encoding protein nipsnap; translation: MASLCRIKCFLAPSSLSLGSHIARALSTSAGLQVNSSEGWLSKLLHVRKIEPGKDSHSRLLSDTEIVYELQIHDVKPDGVQPYLKGYENYCQLLQSKASDCELIGSWQVVIGDQDQYLHIWRFKQGWRSAHSSINLCNTDEDLVKLQRDESKYLRARQNQYMLPFSFWGNPEPKHHGGMYEIRSYVLKPGTMIEWGNNWARGITFRRANAVAGFFSQIGQLYMVHHIWTYKDLQARKDIREDNWRKPGWDECVAYTVPLIREMRSRWMRPTDFSPLK
- the LOC142803627 gene encoding uncharacterized protein LOC142803627, whose protein sequence is MNGCEGGGSVDKYFTCPLTAYFAMRRQTARKLLRFLERPYSLARVSQVNQIGFKRSYNCPTSYSITICSNHIVGSPFGKTVRPPPLFFSLHIISICRHLLYAGGYDYAKTSAAAKGAIMAYICFGVPLFFGWLLLHGKTVAQTWLLTCVNAYRLLAGLRKRFRSVSPGTESEDGVTAPLPSTMFRPELSIVAGHLSYAQLAPKEHNNRVRVVSVGTPQGTTVVVNRQALTAASAALFGVFLLYVLIGAGASTSSGQTMFDGLFWIFLQFTTTSSNPYATFGTSPGARGGWALYYAVGALQLAALSYMAFMLATWRCAFCANGWTTHTTQA